In Syntrophobacterales bacterium, a single genomic region encodes these proteins:
- a CDS encoding D-alanyl-D-alanine carboxypeptidase, which produces MKKWWILILAILMCIGSTHARAAQKKHILPKQSKQSGKGVAAKKSEEPFKSFIVVESTTGAVLDGENVHARRAPASVTKIMTALVVLEKVSKGENTLADQITVTPDAARIGGSQVYLEAGEVFTLEEMMKAVMVASANDAAYAVAEHVAGSADAFVGLMNEKAKELNMADTEFHSAHGLPPSKGQKEDFTSASDLVILAREILKYPKIIEWTSIKSEGFRDGKFIMHNHNKLLTKMAGIDGLKTGFYRETGFNVVATVKKGDLRFIAVVMGSPSAPIRDNVAMEKLKKAFGQLRMLSIVKKGEFVDKEVMLLDGKQRKLKGVASANFLYPVAVDKKGTIKKEIVMADKIKGDVKEGQKIGEMIITFDNRQVGKVDVISPVHVPTANLFTRFIRRLGLNI; this is translated from the coding sequence ATGAAGAAGTGGTGGATCCTGATACTTGCCATACTGATGTGCATAGGCTCCACCCATGCGCGGGCAGCGCAGAAAAAGCACATACTCCCCAAGCAATCTAAGCAATCGGGCAAAGGGGTGGCAGCAAAAAAAAGCGAAGAGCCTTTTAAGTCCTTCATCGTGGTGGAGTCAACCACAGGCGCGGTCTTAGACGGTGAAAACGTCCATGCACGGCGGGCGCCTGCAAGTGTGACAAAGATTATGACGGCCCTGGTTGTCCTTGAAAAGGTTTCCAAAGGCGAGAACACGCTCGCGGACCAGATTACCGTGACGCCCGACGCGGCACGGATTGGAGGGAGCCAGGTCTACCTGGAGGCAGGCGAGGTCTTCACCCTTGAAGAAATGATGAAGGCGGTAATGGTGGCATCGGCAAACGACGCGGCATATGCGGTGGCGGAGCATGTTGCCGGCAGCGCGGACGCCTTTGTGGGACTCATGAATGAAAAGGCCAAGGAACTCAATATGGCGGACACCGAGTTCCATTCGGCCCACGGTCTTCCTCCCTCAAAGGGACAGAAGGAAGACTTTACCTCCGCAAGCGACCTTGTCATCCTTGCCCGCGAAATCCTGAAATACCCGAAAATCATTGAATGGACATCCATAAAGAGCGAGGGCTTCAGGGACGGCAAGTTTATCATGCATAATCACAATAAGCTTCTCACGAAGATGGCGGGCATAGACGGCCTGAAAACAGGGTTCTACCGGGAGACCGGATTTAATGTGGTAGCTACCGTGAAGAAAGGCGATTTACGGTTCATCGCCGTGGTAATGGGCAGCCCTTCGGCCCCGATCAGAGATAACGTGGCAATGGAGAAACTGAAGAAGGCGTTTGGCCAGCTCAGAATGTTGAGCATCGTGAAGAAAGGCGAGTTCGTGGATAAAGAGGTAATGCTCCTGGACGGAAAGCAAAGGAAGCTGAAAGGAGTGGCTAGCGCGAACTTCCTCTACCCTGTTGCTGTCGATAAAAAAGGGACGATAAAGAAAGAGATAGTGATGGCCGACAAGATCAAGGGAGATGTGAAAGAGGGCCAGAAGATTGGCGAAATGATCATCACCTTCGATAACCGGCAGGTGGGCAAAGTCGACGTAATTTCTCCCGTCCATGTACCCACTGCAAACCTTTTTACGAGATTTATCAGGAGATTGGGGCTTAATATCTAA